DNA sequence from the Cohnella herbarum genome:
TGAGAAAATGCCTAAAACATCAAGTACATTGAAAATGCAAATATTTTAGAGGTGATCATATGGCTGTTAATAACGTAGTAGTCAAATGTGATGTGTGTGAAGCTAAAGTTTTGATAAAATTCCAAGTGGGAATATTAGATCAATATCCTGTATATTATTCTTGTCCCTCCTGCTCCACAAATATATACGGAAATATCTTGATAATTCGTAAGGAAAATAGGCTGGATTTTCAATTGCATAATGCTACATATGAAGGTGGAATGGATGGGGAATATATTTTAGTCCTTTCAGGCGAATTCCCTTCATTCAAAATGCTTCCATTTACAAAGGAAACCCTTATGATAACCAGTTTTTCTCCGTTCATTCGATACTCGCCTCATAGCGGTCAAGCAAAACACGCTTATGATGTTTTAGTCCAATTATTACCTTCCTTTATCGACGATGAGTGGAAAAAGATTGAAAGAATTGCCAACCTATATTTTAATGATAAAGAAACCTATTTAGAAAGTGAAATTGAAAAGCTAAGAAAAAGCCCAAGAATAGATATGAGTCCCTATGAAAAAGATTCAAGCGTTAGCAAACTGGTTACCACAATGTTTAGATCGATGTCTTCAAACAATCCTTTACAAAACATCACTACCACTGACTTAGATCAGCGATTATCAGTCATTAAACAAACCAATTTGAATTCGTATGAAGAACTTATTCAAGTTTTTTCTATAGAAGATTTGTTATATATACAAAAAGAATTGTTTTCAGTTTTTAATGAATTCACTAACCATTATCGATATTTATCCCCTGTAGTGTATTTGGAAGGAATGGGAAGACACCTTTCAGAATTAGAAAATCACGAAGGTTTAAACACTGTATCCTTTGATCGCTTAGATCGGTTGTATCAAAATATGTACGAAACCTTATTAAGTAATTCCACCATTTCCATCATGTTGGATAACTTAATAGTAAGAGGGTCAATCAATTGTATGAACCCTTCTATAAATCGGGGAAGGAATGTAGCAGGAAATTTACAAGATTATATATCTTTAACCAAGGGTCAAAAACTAAATTACTTATCAGATAACGACAATGTCATTTCCCATGTTTTTGCTGGTCCACTTAGCAATGATTTAAGAAATCCTATTGGTCATAATAGTTATTCGTATGATCCAAATACTCAATTAATCACTTTCCGTTCAAACCGTAATAGTCAGCCTACAAGAAGAATGTATTTAATTGAATTTGCCGATAAGTGTTTTCAAGCAATGAAAATTAACCTTATGCTCTGGGATCTTACAGTTCTTATCAAAAAACTTATTGAAGAGGAATAATAAATTAAAACCACGAAAAACCGTCCTCCAAAGAAAAGACGGTTTTTTTTATTATCTATAGCATCTAATATAAATACGAAAACTTCAATTGTCGCCCTTATTTATTAGATTATCTAAAAGCATCTTTGTGGATGTTGAGTCGGAGTTTGAAATCTCATGCTTTATTGCCTTGTGTTGCACTGTCCTATAATATTTTTATCAAGAAATCTATCACAATGTGGGGTGCGTGTGCCGTTATAATAACTCTGTGTTATACTTTCTGCCTTTATTATGTAAGTGATTGATTGAGTTCCAATAAACTCAGACTGATTTGACATCTCTTCGATTGTACTTGTTGCGGCATCCACTGCTTGTTCTAGATATGGGATTTCATCTTGTACAAATTTCGTGCGATATATCTCCCTTGCCCTATCTTCTTGGTGACCAATGACTGCTTGGATACCAGAAGTGGTTTGGAATTGTTCGTTTATGCTATAAATGAAAAGCTCATTAGATTCAGGGTCTTTACCACAAATAATTGCTTTAGTGGCTCCTCTGGTATCATCGTTATTATATCTCTGAAAAATTTGACGATGATTATAAAGCACTTCTCTGCAACAGTTTATAATTTCAGAAATAGACGATCTGCGTTTGTGTAACAAAACACTCCTAATCAAATCAATCGAATGGTTTGATGCCAACCCCGACACTGCCATAAAAACATTACTGTATATCTGAAATATTTTTCTTTTATTCACTGAAGCTAAATGCACAGTACCATCTTCACCTATAAAGCTTTCTTTTGTATCTGCTGAAAATACAATTGAATCATCTAATTTATAAGCAATCAATAGTGTCATAAGAACTCCTTCTATTCCGAAATATTTGGATTTACTAATTCATGAATTCCATAACATCTGTGTTTGCTCCCTACTAAGCATTCGGTAGTCTCACGTCAATGTATAAATCGACCATATCACTTTATCCGTCTTCCTACTTGGATGACTAGGAATATTATTGCCTGTAGTTCCTAAACATCTTAGTTTGCTTCGATGTTGTAAAAGTAGTTCTTTGGTTTTAGGAAAGTTCCGAATTTTACCTCCATCGACTCCCCAGCCTACCAAAATAATATCAGACAAGTAAAAAGCTTCTTTTAAAAATTCTACATTATCTTCATCCTCTAATTTCTCATGTTTACTCAGCAAACTCGGAGATTTACTTTTAATAGGAATTAGATTCACAACGATAAGAGAACCAAATCTATTATTCTCAGCTTGCACGGTTATGTTAAATACATTGTTAACTGTCTTATCATTCATTAAAGATGTGGCATCGTTGGGGTTATATAATAAGCTTGTGACAATTGGTTTTTTTTCATCCCATGTTTTGATTAAGTAATAACGCTTTTTACCAGTAACATCATGTATCGCTTTTGCGTTAATCACGGAAGTATCTCTTAAATCAAACTTTAATGGATCTAAATCATGATTCAGAATAATTATCCCGCCTTAAAAGTATCTAAGAATCTGTACTTGATCAAAATCAGTTTCATGAAATGTAAAAAGAGCCACCCTGGACTCTCTGCGTAAAATAGAAGTACAACCAACCACCCTACGCAAGAGAGAAAAGGCAACGTATAATTTAGCATAAGAAACTCATTGGAACAATCGATTGGATGAGTGAAAACTTCCACTGTATTTCTCCAAGCCTGTGCTTCATCACATTCCATTCCAGAACCTTTATCAATTATTCCGCAACACCAAGTATTATTTTCTCCTGCAACATCAATTCCTAAATAAACAGATCTGGCTCCTCCTTATCCATGTTTTTCACAGAATTCCCGAAAAGACACATTTCTTCAATGATACTTCTCTGAGTTCGACAATTAACAAGAGACCTGAGTACTTTTGCCATAATGAATATTCACTCGAAATTCATCTCTTCCTTGTTCTTAATTTCAGATGCCGATTTATAATTTCCAGAAGCATTTATTTGTTCAAATCTAATATCTTTTTTGTATTCTGCACTAAGCTCTTTTGCAGTTTTAAATAATTCTTTTGACTTTTCATATTCTTTAGCCGTATAACAAATCAGCACAAAAAAACCAAAATCAACATCTTCCACTATAAGATAAGTTGGTAACTGATATTTAATTCCATCTTGATATCTTTGATGCTTGCCCAGCTTTAATTCTATTAACGCTCTTTTATTTTTTCCAATGGAAAAATAAAAATCAACACATCCTCTTCCAAGATCCACTTCTGAATTTACTAATATATCTGAATCTTTGAAGAATAACTTAGCAATTATTTGAAACAATCTTTGCACTTTTTTTTCATTTACTCCACCTTCAGATGTATTCAGTAACTCAAAGCCTTTTTGATGTTCTATAGCGTATTTAAAATATTTCACCATTTCAATTACAACTTCGTTGAATTCATTACTATTATATTTTTTCACTTCATCCAATGAATGAGCAGTAAAGTTATCTTTGATAACCCTATACTCAGCCTTTATATCCTCAGGCATGAGTTCTTCATAACAATCTAAATCAACATTCAAAAATTTTGTCACTATTTCAGGCTGATTTTTGTAAATATCAAATAACTCGCCAACATCAAGAAAGTCAATATCTTCAAATATAATACCAATTACATCATAAGGTGTTTGGATATTTCTAAGAATTTTCAATGTATCATCATCAAATTTTCTAATTATATTCTCACTTAAATGCTTGGAGATAATATCCTCTAAGTTAAAACCATCATCAGATGAATCGTAAACAAAATAAAGTACATTGTATAACACATACTCATAAAATGGACTTAAATCATGGGGAAATCTATCTCGTATATAATGATGTAATGTTTTTAAGTCTTGCATCGCAGAAATTTGATCTTCTTGTTTATGTTCAGGAAATACAGTAGCGTATATATCTTCAAAATCAAGATTACCCCCAATATCCATAAAAAATGAATAAATATCGTCTAGCAAATAATTAATAATTTTAATAAACTCTTTAGGATACTCTTTATCTAAATTTATCATACCATTTGGAACTCCTTTCAATGACAAAATAGTGTTTAACAATAAAGAGCCTTAACCCGTTTGTTAATGCTTCTTTTTTTTAGACAAATAGTTATATATACCTATTAGCTTAGCTGAATGAGACAGATAAATTCTGAAAAGGCATGTTTTCAGATATGGTACCTTACTTCATTGCTTTATAGTTCCTAACAACGATCGAAAATCGTTCTCCAATGATTCCTTCAACTCGGGTACTTTTCTCTTTATTTTGTTCCACCCTTCTAAACGACTACTGAATGTTTGTTTTTTTATTTCTTCATCCATGATGTCAACAATATTGTGATCCGCATTATAACTTAATTCAAAATAACCATTATGTATATTCATAACAACTTCTTCGATTAGCATCGAAACTTTGGAATCGAAATAAATTCTTCGTTCCTCAAAAAAATACTTAAGATCAATAATTAAGGGGATTGCCTCATCTGCTTTTTGGCTAGTGGGATTAGAGCATAAATCCTCCATAATGCGAACTACACGTACTAGCCTTGCATATAACTCTTTAATCACGTCGGCACGTTCATTATGGAGCTTAGTGAATGTAATTTGATGTTGATTTGCTGAAATAACCAATTCAGATTTAAATCGCTCGACATCCCTATTGATAAGATTACTGATTAGCACTTTTCCCAAGTAAACAATTGCCCCAATAATAAAAGCGGAACTAGTGAAAAACTTTAAATATTCCATAAATAGCCCCTCCAACAACTAGAACTAAGATATACAATGTGAAATCGAGATCATTATTCCTCGCCATACTACTTGATAAATTCAATAGAATCCTATATTTCGGATCCAAATGTAGCCCTCTCATTCTGATTCACTCTTTTCAAAAATCATTAGCTTGAAATCAGCAACGTTTCCTATAGTATGGTCTCGCTTGAACCATACGAAATCATTCTCTTTCGAGTAGATAAATCGATCAGCGTACATTCCCGTGTAACTATTTAAAATAGCCAAGTTTCGCTTTGACGATATAACGATACTGGGTGGAAGCATTTCGAACCGACCTAGTAGCATTATCCGACTACTCAGTGGGATACTGACTTCAGTCTCCCTGAGCCCATGACCAGGAGATGACCAAATCCCTCGTTCTTTTTGCGTTGTCCAATGAAGACTCACTGGATTATCCGAACATATAAAGTCACCTACCTCGGGCGGTACATAGGCAACTGTCCAGTTTCTATCACCCAGAATAGGAATGATGACATCTATTGCTGTCAACAGATTATTGACATGTGTATTATTGTCGAAAGATATTGTGTAATTTTCCTCAAAGATAAACTTTCTTAGGTCTTCATAAGAAACTTTATCGTCGTCCTCAACTCCATTTTCTTTCATTCTTAGCTTAATTGATTCGAACCTCTCAGGTGTTGCCAACATCATTTGTGACATTCTTTTAGCGATATCTACCATTGGCTTCTTATAGACTTTTCTTCTAGCTGGTGTCCTCTCAGCCAACAGGGATATGTAATTAATCAGCCAGTTATAGTCTTCCACTCCGTCTGGAATTTCATGGCTATTACATACCTCTTTTATTATAGGGGCAACATTGTCTTCTACATAAGCGAATACATCTTCAATTGCATCAGGCTTTGTGTCAGGTAAATCCACACTATAAGATGTTTTTGATATCCTACACTCCTTGGAACAGCCTCCCACTGCTTCCCACTCAATTGGTCAAAAACCCACAATGGGCTCTCCATTTTCTCGTCCTTTGTGAACAACCCAAGATGAAATGCAGGAACGAAGTGATGATTTTTCTTAGTCAAAAAAAGAACCTTCCTTCTTAGCCATATGAAATTAAGAGTGTTTTCTCTTAACACGGTTTAATTATATAAATATTCCATTACAGGATAAATGTACATACTCACGTTCGGATTCCCCCTTAGTCAAGATTGTTTCCAATCGCCCTGTCATATTTTGATTATAACACAACAAAATATTACAATTTTCTAAAACGTAGTAAGATAGACCTTTCCCATGACTTATGCAGTTCGGCCCATAAAATGGAATATAAAAAACGTCTGAGTAGATTTCAGAAAACACTTGACATTTCGGGGTTGCCTAAATAATCGCAGAGAATACCTTTTTTACAAGGTATATCCTACAAGATTATAGGTGATCGGCTTGAAACAAAATCTTGAACAGCCTCGCTTTCGTAAGCTCTCACAAGGAGAATGCGCGGGAGCGCCCATCTTACGTTCGCTCTGGGATCGATTCGATTTTTCTCTCTTGTTGACGCAATCGGGTATATTCAAGCGTAGCGGCGCTCCGGCATGGATGCTCTGCTTTATGTATGCGATCGGCCTGCTTTCCGGATGTACGTCCGTTGTGCAAATGAGCGACCTTGTTCGTAAAGATGCGCTTCTCGAACTCATGTTCAAGCCATTTGCGCTTGCACAATATACGTTTAGCCGATTTTTCACAACGCCATTCGCTTGGCGGACATTTGGAAAGAAGCGCGTGGCGAGGTTGCAAGCCGACAACGAAACGGCTCTACAAGAGGGCGATGTCGTCAACCTGGATGATACGCACAGCGCCCATCCGTACGCTAAGAAACTGCCGTTCCTATGTTGGCTTCGAGATTCCTCGACGAAGACCTATAGTTGGTGCATGAGCCTCGTCGTTGTGCAGGCGGTTCTACGGAGCGGTTTGGAATATCCGCTCTATTACAGCGTGTGGCACAAAGTGGAGGGAGACGAAGTGTCCGTCAGCAAGTTTGACCTAGCTAGGCAGATGCTGCTAATGCTTCGTGAATCCGTGTCCTGCCGATTGTGGGTCGCGATGGACCGTTGGTATTTGTGTAAAGACTTCTTTGTCTTTTTGCAGAATCATTCCTATGACTGGGTGACAAAGGCCAAGCGCAATACCGCCTTATTTCGTAAGATCGCAGAACCTGGGCGGCGCGAGCGGTTTGTCCCCGTTTCTGCGCGGCAACTGATCCGCGAAGCCTATAAGTGTCTTGCTGCGACAGGCCATGGATTGTCAGCAATCGCATTAACGGATATCCATATGAAGCTCCCCCACGTCACGGTCAGAAGAAGAGGGCAACCCGTTACCAAAGATCGGCTCGTTCCAATTGCAGCCATTGTCGCTACGCGACTGAAAGAGGATGAAGAAGCTCTTATCGAGAGCAACGACAGTGACGATCCGGCCACCTACAAAGGAGCCTACTTGATCACTAGTAACCGATATGACGCACCCGATGAGGCGCTTAAGGTCTACGGGAAACGTTGGCGGATAGAGGTGTTCTTTCGCGCCGCCAAACAGGAGCTCGGCTTCGAACAATGTCACTCTACATCTGAGTCGCACCAACACGCCCACATGGAATTGTTGTTTGCTACAGAGACGCTGCTCGCTTATACGTTGTGGCAAATAAACAAAGAAAAAACGAGTGATGATGAAGGCTGCACCCACGGCGAAATGGTCCGCGGCCTCTTCCACACTCGTTGCCAGATTAGCCGAACAAACCGCAAGGGCATCCAGCGAATCTACGTCGATTTTGACATAGAGGCTTATCGATTTGCAAGCATTATTTCCGCTTATTGGCCCAAGTCTATTCTCATGACATGGTGGCCTGTTTCTTCGTCGGCTAATTCGCAAAATATCCAGTTATTTCAACGAACTGCATAAGTCATGTTTCATGATTTCCACTCCAGATTCAGGTATATCAGACAAAATAAATTGGATTCTATCGTATGAAGGCGCATGATGTCCTTCGTAGTTTAAAGCACTTACAGTAACCATATGTCTTAGATGATCACCGTTCATCCTTTCAATATGTATCTGCGGACACAAAATAAATTTTTGATACTCTTTTCCAAGATAGGGAAGATATCGTCCGTATAAAGTTTTCTCTAGAAGTTCTTCTCTTGATGTTGTATTAACTGAATTTAGGGGATCCGAATAAGCAATTACTGGATTGGGTTCTAAGAATAATAACAAAGTGAACAGGGCTTGCAACATTCGCATATCATCACCTCAAGATAAGTTTTTCTTGAGAAGTATTATTTCATTCTAACTTCTTGTTCTTAGCTAAAGTCAGTCCATCAATCCGCCACGCTAACCTGCCCGTTAGTTTAGTCAGATCTACATGTCCGGCCGTCTTCCAACAAACAACATAATAAAAACCCATTCTCAGTGAGAATGGGTTTTTATTATGTTGTTTTAAAGTGGATTCGAGATATACCCCCACCTGTTTCCAATCCGAACTGCCGCCATTCCGTTGCTGAAATTGCTCGTAATTGTGTTCTCAAATTGGGCAGGTATCACTTCGTTTCCTTTAATATCAACATAGCCGGATTTACCATTCTTCGTAAATGAGGCTAATCCTTCATTGAAATATCCCAGTGAAGAGTATTGTGGTGCGATGACTTCCTTACCTGTAAGATCGATCATGCCATATTTCTTATCGCGCTTCATAACGGCAAAACCATCTCGGAAATCTCTCAATTCGTCATATTTAGGTGGTGCGACTTCTCTCCCCGTGAGACCGATAACCCCTATTTTTTTATTTTTATCTACCACTCGTACGGCACCTTCTCCACCAGGGTAATCACGGGAAGATGCCAAGTTGCTATAATTATGCATGATAATTTTTGCTTTTGGGTTTTCTGTATTGAATAGACCAAGTTTTCCTCCCGCGTCGTATAACACGAATACGGGATCACCATTATTTGGCCTTGATAGATCTTCGATCCCATGATATTGGATAGGCACACTAATTCTACCTGATCGATCGATAATGCCTTTGCGATTATTTTTTACAACCCATGCGTAGCCATTCGTAAATTCCCAGAAATAATCATATTGTGCTGCAATCTTGACTTTACCGGTCCGTATGTCGGCTGCACCCCACTCGACGTTGTGATATTTGCCGTTTGCGTCGACGACTTGGGTTTTGAACGGATCATTAATAACGCGTGAGGATACTTTTGAACTTGTCTGAGCGAAAGTAAACAAGCTTTCATCGTAAGAACCGATGTTATTGTACTTTAACGGAATAATGACTTTGCCGCGTTTGTTGATAATTCCCCACTTTCCATTCTTGCAGACTGCGGCATAACCAAACTTGAATTCGCGCACGTCTTCGTATTGAATCGGAATAACAAGTTTGCCTGATCGATCTATGTATCCGTATTTGGGTTTGTTATTTACTCTGTTTGCAACAAGTGCAAGGCCCTCGCGGAAGTCACCGATAAGATCATATTTGAGAGGAATAATTTGTTTGCCGCTCGCCTCCCTTAAACCGTATTTTCCATTGCGCGAAAGTCTAACAATACCGCCCTCCAACAGATCAAGCGGATAATAGATTGGCTCTATCGTTTCCTTGCCCGTTTTATCAATCAGTCCTATCTGGTTATACCCTTTAGAATCAAGTTGACCGACGAGCGCATACCCGTTTTTGAAATCTTCAATCAAATTGTACCGAGGCTGCATGACAAAACTTCCGGATTTATCTATAACGCCCCATTGTTCCCCTGACTGAACTGCAGCCAAACCTTCATGAAATGGGCGAGCCGCATCGAAGATGGCTTCGATTGTCATCGGATGCGTAGAGCTTGCAGTGACCGGAGTATTGCTGCTTCCAACGAATAAACTAAATCCAAGCAATAATACAGTAATCGTTCTCATTTCGTTGATATCCTCCCTAATCTTTGATGCAGTTTCATTGTAATTAAGATCGGAAGAGATTTCCATGAGAAATCATCTTTGCTTGAGCTGCAACCTGTAAAAATTATGACGAACATAAGCAGGAAGGTCATCTTTTTCGCCGATTAACAATTCCCCCTCATTAATAATGGCAACTTCATTCCATTCGAATTTCTGACCATTCTGCTCTACTTCAAGTTTGATATGATGCCAAAATGAGTGCCCATCTTCATACTCAATTTCGATAATTTGAAACTCTTTAATTCATAAAATTGCTCTTTCAAGATTTTTATTTTCTTTAAATAGAACGCCTTAGCTTCTCTATGAGATAATGTAGTTCCTTTTGTAAAATAACCATCTACCTACTCGTTTTTTCCAATTTAACACATTTCTTTTTCTACTCAGTGAAACAGCGAAAAGCCGAGGAGATCGAAATCCTCCCTCGGCTTAGCAACATTATAAGAAAATTTAATTCCTTTTATTCCCCCGCTGCCGCTGAGCTTCGAATAGCAGCACCGTCGCCGCCATAGCGACGTTCAGCGATTCAGCCCGCCCCGACATCGGTATAATTACATTCGCATGCGCTAATTTAATAACCGTCTCCGAAACGCCGCTGCCTTCATTGCCGAACACAAGCCACAAGTTCCGACGACTGAAATCATACTCGTAACACGATTGCGCGGCTTGCAAGCTTGTCCCGACAACAGTGACGCCTTGAGCCGACGCCTCCGGTAACAGTACGCTTAAATCCGCCTCGAGCACGGGGACGTGAAACAACGCCCCCATCGTTGAACGAATCGTCTTCGGATTGTACAAGTCCACGGTCCCTTTACCCAGAACGACCGCCGTAGCCCCGCTCGCGGCGGCACTTCTTACAATCGTGCCCAAGTTACCCGGATCCTGGACCCCGTCAAGCACAGCTACGAGTCCAACGCGATCGTCTCCGAACAACAGTTCCTCGCCCGGCGGACGTTTCAACGCAACGGCGAAGATCGGCTGCGGAGTTCCGGTCTCACTGCACTTCGAGATGACTTCCGGCGAGACCGGTATCCATTTCGTTCCGATACCGGCTTCCCGTTCTCCGTCCAACTGTTCGCTGAACGATTCGAGTACGCCCGAACCTTCGTCGAAAGCGATAATCTCCAATGGCCAATTCGCGTCCAAAGCATCTTTCACGAGATGGATTCCTTCCAGCAGGAACTTGCCTTCCCGGTCTCTATACTTACGCTCCAACAGCTTCGCCCATTCTTTCACCCGCGGGTTGGAAGCTGATCCGATATATCCTTCAAGGCTCCGCATACGTTTGCTCCAGCTTCGTTAATTGTTCGTTCTTCCCTACGATGACGAGGATATCTTCGCGAATCAAAGGCTCATCCGCTCGCGGAGTAATGTTCATCTCGCCGTTTCGTTTTACCGCAAGAACGTTACAGTTGTATTTATGACGAATATCGAGCTGCTTCAGGTTTTTGCCGATTATCGAGGAAGGAATCTTCATCTCGACGATGCTGTAATCGGCCGAGAGCTCGATGTGCTCCAGAATATTCGGCGATATTAAATGATGAGCAACGCGAAGCCCCATATCCCGTTCGGGGAAAACGACCCTGTTCGCGCCGATCTTGTGCAACACCTTGCCGTGCAACTCGTTCTGTGCTTTAACGATAATATAAGGAACGCCCAGATCCTTCAGGATCAAGGTCGTCAAGATGCTCGATTGAATATCTTGCCCGATCGCGACGACCACAACGTCGAAATTGCGAATGCCTAGCGCGGTCATCGCCTCTTCATCCGTCGAATCGGCGGTTACGGCGTGCGTGACCGCGTGCGCGACGTCTTGTACGCGCTGCGCGTTATCGTCCACCGCAAGCACTTCGTATCCCATTTCCGCTAAATATTTCGCCACGCTTGAGCCGAATCGGCCCAATCCGATAATCGCGAATTGTTTCTTGGCATGCGGTTTCTTGCCCATTTGGTCCTCCTCCTCACGATCGCTTCCAATTAGGGTCATTATAACACAAACAATACCCGGCATAACCGTTGACCCGATAGGGAAATCTACACGGGAAGTTCCCCTTTAAGGAGGTACGTCCGTGGAATTAGATTTAAGACAAGCCATCATTCAGCGCGTCCAGGGCAAGGATGAAGCCGAACTAACCGATGTTATCGAGAGCTCGATCGGCGCCGAAGAGATGG
Encoded proteins:
- a CDS encoding DUF1643 domain-containing protein, translated to MINAKAIHDVTGKKRYYLIKTWDEKKPIVTSLLYNPNDATSLMNDKTVNNVFNITVQAENNRFGSLIVVNLIPIKSKSPSLLSKHEKLEDEDNVEFLKEAFYLSDIILVGWGVDGGKIRNFPKTKELLLQHRSKLRCLGTTGNNIPSHPSRKTDKVIWSIYTLT
- a CDS encoding DUF4238 domain-containing protein; its protein translation is MDLPDTKPDAIEDVFAYVEDNVAPIIKEVCNSHEIPDGVEDYNWLINYISLLAERTPARRKVYKKPMVDIAKRMSQMMLATPERFESIKLRMKENGVEDDDKVSYEDLRKFIFEENYTISFDNNTHVNNLLTAIDVIIPILGDRNWTVAYVPPEVGDFICSDNPVSLHWTTQKERGIWSSPGHGLRETEVSIPLSSRIMLLGRFEMLPPSIVISSKRNLAILNSYTGMYADRFIYSKENDFVWFKRDHTIGNVADFKLMIFEKSESE
- a CDS encoding transposase, which gives rise to MKQNLEQPRFRKLSQGECAGAPILRSLWDRFDFSLLLTQSGIFKRSGAPAWMLCFMYAIGLLSGCTSVVQMSDLVRKDALLELMFKPFALAQYTFSRFFTTPFAWRTFGKKRVARLQADNETALQEGDVVNLDDTHSAHPYAKKLPFLCWLRDSSTKTYSWCMSLVVVQAVLRSGLEYPLYYSVWHKVEGDEVSVSKFDLARQMLLMLRESVSCRLWVAMDRWYLCKDFFVFLQNHSYDWVTKAKRNTALFRKIAEPGRRERFVPVSARQLIREAYKCLAATGHGLSAIALTDIHMKLPHVTVRRRGQPVTKDRLVPIAAIVATRLKEDEEALIESNDSDDPATYKGAYLITSNRYDAPDEALKVYGKRWRIEVFFRAAKQELGFEQCHSTSESHQHAHMELLFATETLLAYTLWQINKEKTSDDEGCTHGEMVRGLFHTRCQISRTNRKGIQRIYVDFDIEAYRFASIISAYWPKSILMTWWPVSSSANSQNIQLFQRTA
- a CDS encoding WG repeat-containing protein, which translates into the protein MRTITVLLLGFSLFVGSSNTPVTASSTHPMTIEAIFDAARPFHEGLAAVQSGEQWGVIDKSGSFVMQPRYNLIEDFKNGYALVGQLDSKGYNQIGLIDKTGKETIEPIYYPLDLLEGGIVRLSRNGKYGLREASGKQIIPLKYDLIGDFREGLALVANRVNNKPKYGYIDRSGKLVIPIQYEDVREFKFGYAAVCKNGKWGIINKRGKVIIPLKYNNIGSYDESLFTFAQTSSKVSSRVINDPFKTQVVDANGKYHNVEWGAADIRTGKVKIAAQYDYFWEFTNGYAWVVKNNRKGIIDRSGRISVPIQYHGIEDLSRPNNGDPVFVLYDAGGKLGLFNTENPKAKIIMHNYSNLASSRDYPGGEGAVRVVDKNKKIGVIGLTGREVAPPKYDELRDFRDGFAVMKRDKKYGMIDLTGKEVIAPQYSSLGYFNEGLASFTKNGKSGYVDIKGNEVIPAQFENTITSNFSNGMAAVRIGNRWGYISNPL
- a CDS encoding TrmH family RNA methyltransferase, which encodes MRSLEGYIGSASNPRVKEWAKLLERKYRDREGKFLLEGIHLVKDALDANWPLEIIAFDEGSGVLESFSEQLDGEREAGIGTKWIPVSPEVISKCSETGTPQPIFAVALKRPPGEELLFGDDRVGLVAVLDGVQDPGNLGTIVRSAAASGATAVVLGKGTVDLYNPKTIRSTMGALFHVPVLEADLSVLLPEASAQGVTVVGTSLQAAQSCYEYDFSRRNLWLVFGNEGSGVSETVIKLAHANVIIPMSGRAESLNVAMAATVLLFEAQRQRGNKRN
- a CDS encoding potassium channel family protein; its protein translation is MGKKPHAKKQFAIIGLGRFGSSVAKYLAEMGYEVLAVDDNAQRVQDVAHAVTHAVTADSTDEEAMTALGIRNFDVVVVAIGQDIQSSILTTLILKDLGVPYIIVKAQNELHGKVLHKIGANRVVFPERDMGLRVAHHLISPNILEHIELSADYSIVEMKIPSSIIGKNLKQLDIRHKYNCNVLAVKRNGEMNITPRADEPLIREDILVIVGKNEQLTKLEQTYAEP